DNA sequence from the Lagenorhynchus albirostris chromosome 13, mLagAlb1.1, whole genome shotgun sequence genome:
ggctGACCTTAACCCAGGAGGAATGAATAATTACTGACACTTTGAGCAAGGAAACTtgtaatttaatgaaaaatgtagTGTTTTATGAAGATTTTCTTGGCTGTGCGGAATTTATCAGAGAAGTATAAAtaccagaagaaaacaaactagCAGACTGCTGCAATAATCCCGCCATCTAAATCACCTGGTAAATATTTAGGACCCATGTGGATAATACGTGCTCtacagcagggggtgggggaggggcacaaagACAATCTAAAGAAGAATTTGACAGGTTTTACTAACTGAACCTGGGCTAGAGAGAAagctgaaaagaggaaaaagtcaaAGTTTACTGTGAGGTTTCAGGTTGGGTTATAGAAAGATGGTGCTAATGACAAAAGTACCAATGACTCAAGTCTGGCTGAGATTAAGGTAACAGGCTCATGTCTATGAGGGCAGGTTTAAGAGATTATTATGAAGAATTCGCCTGGCCCATCAGTAATGCCTGCCAGCTGTTAGCGGGTACTGACATTAGCCAACTCTACAGATTTGATCACTTGAGGGATCAAGGACTGAAAGCCATCCAGTAAGACCACAGGTAAAACGTATTACACAAATTTGCTAATTCCCAGatcatgtttgttttttacactCTAGGAAAGCCTGCCAACGTCGATCACCCTTCTACTCACACTAGCTTGATGTTGTTTCACTTCAGCCCTCAGCTTATCTCGCAGACGTCTCAGTTCATGAATCCTGGTTCCAAGAGCACTTTCCTCTGCCTGTGCGCTCTGTGGCTCTTCCATTTTTTTACGGGATCTGCTCACTTGAGTCTCTAGTCTTTCCAAGTGAGCTAAAACACCTGAGGGAAGTAAAAAGGGAGTTTCACAAGAAGCTAAGGATTTCTAACCCCAGGAACGGGAAGCACTTCAGGGAAGAACAGAGGGTGACCCTTTTTCCAGAACTCTGTGGTCAGCTAAACTGGAGACGTTGCCAACAATTTATAAAACAGGAGGAGCTGACAACAGAAGTCAATGATCAGCAACCTCTTAGGCCGAACACTGACCTACAAGCAGTCCCTGACCAAGACACTGTTCAAAaagggcatcatctgaaaatggCTAATCTCAGTTATCTATGATAATAGTGACCCAGAGGAAAACAGGGTCACCAAATTCAGACTctctcagaaatttttttttaatgcagaattgttttttttggttttacacATGTTTTCCCAAAGTGCTAATGCATAACTGGATTTAGACATCCACAGAGGCTTGAATAAGTACTCTGAAAAGTATTAGGAGCATAGGACTATAAAGGCACACACTGAAAGGAACCGTCCACCAATATTACTGGGTATCagacaggaaaacaagctcaCCAACAGATAGAAATTCAGAGGCAATCTCAGATCCTAAGAGACTAACTAAAGACCAATATAGTAAAGGTCACAGTTTCATAATGCTAATCAACTCTAGCAGTGAAGCATCTGTGAACATTTCCTACATATTAAGACACttgtggggcttccttggtggcacagtggttaagaacccgcctgccaatgcaggggacacaggttcaagccctggtccggtaagatcccacatgccgcgaagcaactaagcccgtgcaccacaactactgagcccacgcgcctagagcccgtgctccacaacaagccaccgcaatgagaagcccgcgcactgtaactagagaaagcccgcgtgcagcaacgaaaacccaacacagccaaaactaaataaaataaatttattaaaaaaagagacactTGTGCTAGATCCTTTACTTGCAAAGCATGCAAAGaattaaagcatttatttaatatttcctatGCATTAGGCATGTGCTAAATGCTTCACTTGAAAAGCATTAAAAGCATTACTTATCTAATTTCCACAGCCACCACCACAATGCTATTATTcctctccattttccagatgaaaacactgaggcagagaaaagtaaaataacttgcccaaggccacagtaTTTataatggcagagccaggactccaaCCCAGGTCTGACCAATACCAGTCACTGCCTCTTCCACGGGAGTAATGCATAAATGGCTCCCCCCAAATCCTGGGAAGAGTAAAGAAAGCTCATTGGCTAGAACTGTAGCTCTGAATATGAACGCTTAGCATACTAGGAATGCAACCTATTGGTCTAGAAAGGGATAAGAGCCTAGAATATGTGAAGTAATTTTTCCTGCTCCAATGATCTTAGCTGCCTGTCCCTTTAAGTCTTCAATGTTAGTTCCTTTCACCATCCTACTCCCAAACAGGACAGGTCACACATCGGTTAGAGGAGGGAAGGGCTTTCAACCTGCGCGTTGTTTGGGCAGCAGGAGTAAGGGGGGGAAAGGCGACCCTTTGAATACCTCCTCCGGACTCGCCGTCTTGACTTAGAGTATTCGCCAGCTCCATCTCCTCCTCAGATTTCCAAGAGCCTTGCTAGAAAGCTGTCCAAGCACCAGTAATAGGGCTGTCCTTGGagacaaaataaaatggcaaGAATCGATTCATATTCAGACAAACCTAGAGGGCAGGCACACGCAACGCTGGTACGCACCCGTGCGCCCCGGACACCCCAAGTGTCGTCGCTAGGACTCCCCTTCCCTGACCCGCCCGGTCCGCTCCCCGGGTCCGAGTCGGCGGTGTCCACGTCTACCTCCCCGCCCCTGCGCGCTCCTAAGGCGCCGCGCCTCTGGTTCCTCCGGGCTTCCTTGCACACGGAAGGAGCTGTAAGAATGCCGCTCAGCCTTCCACCCTATCACGGTCCCGACCGCCACTGGGTCTTACTTTCCCTTACTTCCTCTCCTCTGGCTGTTCCCGCTTGCCTTCAAATCCAAGCCAACCGGTCCCAGCGTGCTTTGCACTCCCAACGTACAAAAACATGGCAGCACTCAGGGCCCCTCCCTGATCCCGGCATGCATCGGAGGATAGGCCTGGCCTTTAAGTTGTGCGGGAAGATGGCGGCCGCTGGCGCAGAGCCGCAAATCCTGGTACAGTACCTGGTGTTACGAAAGGATCTATCACAGGCGCCGTTTTCCTGGCCAGCGGGAGCACTGGTAGCACAGGCTTGTCACGCAGCCACCGCGGCCTTGCACATTCACCGGGACCACCCGCACACGGCCGCTTACCTCCGGGAGCTGGGGCGCATGCGCAAGGTGGTCCTCGAGGTGAGGCccgggcggagggggaggggccctGAGGATATCGAGACCGGAAGAGGGTGTGGTCTTGAGTCGGAGGGCTTAACTTCATGGAGTGGGTGTGGCATTAGTGGGGAGGGGTGTTTGACTTACAAGTTTTGGTAAGGTTTCTGGGGCTTGAGCTATTGCCCAGGGAGCCTTACCTTGACTGGGCGGGGCCTGACGGTGTGACGAGTGGACATCGGGCCCGTTATAAATGCTTCCCGCACCCCTTCGGTCTTACCTGCGTCCCTCTTAAACAGATGCCTGTGAGGGCGGAGGCTGGTGGAGCGATACCCGCCTTTCTACCTGTGCACTGCGCCGGCCTTTTAATGGCTGCGCAGAAAAGTACCGTCCTTAACCCTCTTCGCAAAACCGATCCAGAAGGGTAAGGACGCGGGGTTCCTTATTGCAAGTGAAGTCAAACTGGAGCATTTACCTGGTTCTGACgccaaattatttgaaaataaatgtgaacCCTAGTATAATTTGAACCTAGCATCAGACGTAAGGTTCTTTTTACAGATAGCCAAACAGATCTTACCCTTACCTTCTGTCAATTCTGCCTCTAGAAATGTATCCTAAGAAAATAGCAAGATGCACCCAAAGAGCGTTGTACAAGGATAGGAGcattttataatagtaaaaaaagtGGAAATCACTAAATTTCCAGTACGATGAATTGTCTAAACTTATGCCCTTATAACAGATTATTACGAAACTAGCATAAATCATGTTTTTGGAGCATATTTACCTGGCATGGAAGAGTGCTCATGATGCGATTCTAATTGAACTATATATTCTACATACAAAGTGATCCACATTTTGAAAGTAAGAACTAagaaaatatatccaaatattaAGTAGTGAGTGGGTAGTGGAATTTTGGTTATTTTGTAatgcttctctattttttttttagtttcctacATTAAGCacacattttataatgaaaaaaatattgctttcattttaaagcaattttcttctcataaaatttatttattttaataaataaacctGGGGTGGAGGGGTTGGGTAATTCCTTCCTGGCCAGCTGGCAAAAGCAGAtcatttttcaagagaaaaattgCTGTTGGGTAATGAAACATTAAACTGTAACCTGTAGGAAAATGTCTTGAGAATCTATAAGtaggcagaaaagaaacagatagctttttcctttagattcctTTTATAGGATTTTATAGGAAGGCGTCAAGAAATCATGTAGTTCAGACATCCCCCACTCCCTTGCTTTCAGGCAGATAAAATATTTACCCCTTTTCTCAGATGAGATATCTGAAGCCCACAGAGATTAAGTGACTCCTCTGAATTTAAAAGACATCTCATGATTCTGTTGTTAGCTATGACTCAAGAAAGGGCCGTAGGAGTCACCACTGATTAAATAAAGGTGGTGCTGTAGCCATAAAGACCAATAAAATATAAGACAGTGCCAAGATTAACTCCATTTACTGGGTGCTTTGTGTCAGGCACAGATCTGAGCCTGATTTCATTGAATCTCACTACTACTAGGAagcattatcccattttacaacaGGAACACAAAGGTTCAGCTAAGTCACATAACTTATCAAAGAGCACACAAATCAGTAAGTGGTAGAGCAAGGGTTTGGACTCACTCTAACTTGTACTGTGCTGCTCCTGGTGctgaagaaggagggaggggaagtcaATGCATTCTTCTTCAGCATGCCCAAAGGACTCAGCAGATTAAGAGTGGCAATCCCAGCATCCTCTAATTTGATTAAGACAAACCTCTAGTTATCTTAGTGGCTTCTGCCTTCATAGGCAAAAAAATATACCTTATGCAACATAACACACTAAGTATCTTTATTTTCTGAGTGATAGCTATGCTATTTCCTGTAATGGGATTCAGCATGGGGGATAAAGATGATGACAAACAGTTTCAGAAGGACACTAGAGAATAGTTTGCCCACGCTTGAGTTAAAAACTGGGAACTATCCTGGCGGAAAGAAAATCCTTCTAGGTTTGTGTGGACTAGGGTGGAAGTAGGAGGGAGGTGGAGGTGATGTGATTTTAGAAATCCTTCCAGTAGTCAGCTCTTAAAGTCAGAGCTGGCTGAGGGATTAGGGATGCTGTTTAGGCACCAGAACTAGAAAATGTGTAGAGCATAATTACTGACAATGcattcccacccccactcccaccccttcaGAGAGTGAATGGCAAATGGAGCAATGAAGCTGTTGTTTCTAGAGACATGCTCTACAGTTCCTTCTTTGGTAGAGCTGTTCCTCCAGTTTCAGTTAAGAGGAGCCCccctccatacttttttttttcctttgccttttgtCACTTACTAAATGGGCTTTTCAGTCTGTGTTCTGCTCCTTGTAGGCCCCAGATGAGACCACCTTAAAGTTGCTGGCAGAGATGCTGCAACAGAAGAACATTGACCACAAGCTGTGGGTGGAGCAGCCAGAGAACATCCCCACTTGCATTGCACTCCGTCCCTACCCCAAGGAAGAAGTGAACCAGTATTTGAAGAAGTTCCGATTGTTCAAATGACTGAAGTTATCAATTACTTTGATATGTTTGAGTATCAGCTGGATCCAGAAACTGCACGCCGTCCATCCCTAAGCACCGTTGTACTCCTTTCAGTGGCAATTCCCTTCCCTTTAAATTATGACAGTTAGTTTCCTGAGGGTCAAAACATGTTCATATTAAAGTTGtcattaataagtatttttaattatttataagttCAGATGGGGAAAGTAGGTGAGTAGCATTATCATCTATGGGTCATTGCTCAAATAGAAGATTTGGTTAGACTCCTATATAGGGATCAAGGAAATACCCTTACTTTTTTGTTAGGAATAATAGAGTTCTTCTAGTTACCCAGGTTTAAAACTTTTCCTTTGAATTCCCTATTTCTTACTCACATCCAGGTATTGTAATCATTGAATCTTGGACACCATCAACTTTAAGATATACCATTATTTTACGTGTtgttaagaaagaagaaatgctaCCAATTAAGCTGAGACATGTAATTTCAtttcaaagatgttaaaatttatttgatttaataaaatatgtgaagtgctacatctattttcttatagtttccaGTGCCACCACCCTGAATCAGGCTCTCATTTCGCTCACGAGTGTCCCACTGGTCTGCTCACCTAGCGTATCCTGGTTACAAGGCAGCAAGCGTTCTGCCACCAGGTTCATATATTGATAGGATCACTGAGCACCCTTTTCAGTATAGGCTCCAACTTGCCCAGGAATAAAGTCAAGATTCCTTAGCTTAGCCCTCAGGCCCTCCACGTTTATATTTCCTACCTACCTTTTTAGGTGAATCTTCTATTCCCTGATCCAAACTTGATGTATCAATGAAGACTCCAGTTGCTGCCCTCTAGTCTCTGGCCTGGGAGTCGAATGTTAAtactctccccctccctttcctgccTCTGGACTGAAACTTTGTGGCTCAAGTGCTATCACTGTCACAAAGTCTtacgcagccaaaaatgataGCTCCCTTCTCTGAACATCTATTATAACACTGTTGAgtgcttaaaatatttctataaacatTTGGAGACATCTACTGAAATTGTTTGGACATCTGTGAAGCAAAGTTTATAAAGGGTCATTTGTTCAACAGATATCTGTTGCA
Encoded proteins:
- the ADCY3 gene encoding adenylate cyclase type 3 isoform X8, which translates into the protein MHRRIGLAFKLCGKMAAAGAEPQILVQYLVLRKDLSQAPFSWPAGALVAQACHAATAALHIHRDHPHTAAYLRELGRMRKVVLEAPDETTLKLLAEMLQQKNIDHKLWVEQPENIPTCIALRPYPKEEVNQYLKKFRLFK